The Nitrospirales bacterium genome includes a window with the following:
- the ltaE gene encoding low-specificity L-threonine aldolase, which produces MIDLRSDTVTKPTKAMREAMASAEVGDDVYGEDPTVNRLEQMAAELLGKDAGLFVPSGVMGNQLCIRLHTRPGDEVIVESTSHIIRYEGGAASSLAGVQLACVPGERGLLAPAHVEKSIRQRDVHNPPTTLLCLEQTHNCGGGTVYPLATIQALAAVARSHQLAFHLDGARIFNAVTATGVPAEEYARLFDTVSFCLSKALGAPVGSVIVSDRERIAQLRRLRKIFGGGMRQTGVLAAAGIFALQHHITRLSEDHQNAQRLAERLASLSTVTCDPTHVETNMILFSVNDDSRSTEQLLEQCRQGGVLLNAVGDRTFRVVTHLDVSAEDIEEAAQVFAKVFDTQKPR; this is translated from the coding sequence ATGATTGATTTACGAAGTGATACTGTGACGAAACCCACAAAGGCGATGCGAGAGGCGATGGCGTCGGCAGAAGTGGGAGATGATGTCTATGGTGAAGATCCCACGGTCAATCGGCTTGAACAGATGGCCGCCGAGCTCCTTGGTAAAGATGCAGGGCTGTTCGTCCCATCGGGAGTCATGGGGAATCAACTCTGTATACGATTGCATACCCGGCCTGGAGACGAGGTGATTGTGGAAAGCACTTCTCATATTATCCGGTATGAAGGGGGGGCGGCCTCATCGCTTGCGGGCGTGCAGTTGGCATGCGTGCCTGGTGAGAGGGGACTGTTAGCCCCCGCACATGTTGAAAAGAGCATTCGACAACGGGATGTACATAATCCGCCAACGACATTGTTATGCCTGGAGCAAACGCATAATTGTGGAGGGGGGACGGTCTATCCCTTAGCGACGATTCAGGCGTTGGCGGCAGTGGCGCGATCGCATCAACTGGCGTTTCATCTAGACGGAGCCCGGATCTTTAACGCTGTGACGGCGACTGGCGTTCCAGCGGAAGAGTATGCACGTTTATTCGACACGGTATCATTTTGCCTTTCAAAGGCCCTGGGGGCGCCCGTCGGGTCAGTAATCGTGTCGGATCGGGAACGCATTGCTCAACTTCGTCGGTTGCGGAAGATATTCGGTGGAGGAATGAGGCAGACCGGCGTCTTGGCTGCTGCTGGAATTTTCGCGCTTCAACATCATATAACACGGCTTAGCGAAGATCATCAGAATGCCCAACGATTAGCGGAACGGTTGGCCTCTCTTTCTACTGTCACGTGTGATCCAACACATGTCGAAACGAATATGATTCTTTTTTCTGTGAATGACGATTCACGGTCGACTGAACAATTGCTCGAACAGTGCCGTCAAGGCGGAGTTCTGCTGAATGCGGTCGGCGATCGAACCTTTCGTGTAGTCACACATCTTGATGTATCTGCCGAGGACATTGAAGAGGCTGCTCAGGTTTTCGCCAAGGTGTTTGATACTCAGAAGCCCCGTTGA
- a CDS encoding SHOCT domain-containing protein has translation MIELSLILFVILVLLGLTIAVLQLNTHSTAHTPRQTALPGTNFIPSQMYLDNVGGEGIALNESMKTLCFIQSATLPPKLLHYTNLLAVLLVKNQAILSDTLRTYPKDFSALALESKKDIQTSFENQPQTSPGESNQKIDLWVVMKEENTQTHTVNFLDMDTKEDGILFNKAMGTARYWYQLISDLVHQASGSEIVGVPHSHNSPAPNAGTSIAHELEKLSELRNNKIITQQDFDKAKEAILSRA, from the coding sequence ATGATCGAGCTTAGCCTGATCCTTTTCGTTATCCTCGTCCTTCTTGGCCTTACCATTGCCGTCCTCCAACTCAATACTCACTCAACCGCTCATACTCCTCGACAAACTGCTCTCCCCGGAACGAATTTTATCCCATCTCAAATGTACCTCGATAATGTTGGAGGAGAGGGAATTGCCTTGAATGAATCGATGAAAACACTCTGCTTCATCCAGTCGGCGACGCTTCCGCCCAAACTGCTGCACTATACGAACCTCCTGGCCGTGCTTCTCGTCAAAAACCAAGCTATTCTCTCGGATACACTCAGAACATACCCAAAGGATTTTTCTGCTCTGGCCCTGGAGTCCAAGAAAGATATTCAGACATCGTTTGAAAACCAGCCTCAGACTTCCCCTGGAGAGTCCAATCAAAAAATCGACTTATGGGTGGTCATGAAGGAGGAGAACACACAAACTCACACCGTGAACTTTTTAGACATGGATACAAAAGAAGACGGCATTCTCTTCAATAAGGCTATGGGCACCGCTCGATACTGGTATCAACTCATATCTGACCTGGTTCATCAAGCCAGTGGATCAGAAATCGTCGGTGTACCTCATTCGCATAATAGCCCGGCTCCGAACGCAGGTACATCCATCGCTCATGAACTGGAAAAACTCAGCGAGTTACGGAACAATAAAATCATTACGCAGCAAGATTTTGACAAAGCCAAAGAAGCAATCCTTTCGCGCGCCTAA
- the purH gene encoding bifunctional phosphoribosylaminoimidazolecarboxamide formyltransferase/IMP cyclohydrolase: protein MANVNKVLISVSDKAGVVQMAKGLVALGAEILSTGGTAQTLRDEGIQVTDVSTYTGSPEILGGRVKTLHPKIHGGLLGRRRLDIHVQQMKEQGIDPIDMVIVNLYPFESTISRPGCSFEEAIENIDIGGPSMLRSAAKNHEDVLVVVEPDDYERVLKALQTGTVSLDLRRELARKVYSHTSRYDGLIAQYLEGQASDSMDLKFPPQLWLQYKKVESLRYGENPHQQGAFYQEVSSHEPSISHAKQLHGKAMSYNNFLDANSALELVKEFDDITVVIVKHNNPCGVAQGATCAEAYVRARETDPVSAFGGVIACNRPVDLDVAKEVTSTFVEVLVAPSFTEEGLAELKKKKDLRLLETGPLESTVRDGLDMKKLVGGLLVQDRDLGTLKDLGELRVPTARQPTTEEYEACDFAWKVCKHVKSNAIVLVAKNQTVGIGAGQMSRVDSVKLSEMKAVLPVKGTVMASDAFFPFRDGLDAAAKAGVTAVIQPGGSIRDEEVIKAADEHDMAMIFTGMRHFRH from the coding sequence ATGGCAAATGTCAATAAAGTTTTAATCAGTGTGTCTGACAAGGCAGGTGTGGTGCAGATGGCCAAAGGGTTGGTCGCGTTGGGTGCAGAAATTTTGTCGACCGGAGGAACGGCCCAAACCTTGAGAGATGAAGGTATTCAAGTCACCGATGTTTCTACCTATACGGGTTCGCCTGAAATTCTCGGAGGACGGGTCAAAACGCTTCATCCCAAGATCCATGGCGGTCTTCTGGGTCGGAGGCGATTGGATATTCATGTCCAGCAGATGAAGGAGCAGGGGATTGACCCCATTGATATGGTCATCGTGAACCTGTATCCCTTCGAATCGACGATTTCCAGGCCAGGCTGCAGTTTCGAAGAAGCGATCGAGAATATCGATATTGGCGGACCTTCCATGTTGCGGTCGGCTGCCAAGAACCATGAAGATGTGCTGGTGGTCGTTGAGCCGGACGACTATGAGCGGGTGCTGAAAGCGTTGCAAACCGGTACGGTGTCATTAGATCTTCGACGAGAATTGGCGAGAAAAGTCTACAGCCATACCTCGCGGTATGATGGATTGATTGCCCAGTATCTCGAAGGGCAGGCCAGTGATTCTATGGATCTGAAATTCCCGCCGCAACTATGGCTGCAATATAAGAAAGTCGAAAGTCTCCGGTATGGTGAAAATCCTCACCAGCAAGGAGCGTTTTATCAGGAGGTCAGTTCACACGAGCCATCCATTTCTCACGCGAAGCAATTGCATGGGAAAGCGATGTCGTACAACAACTTTTTGGATGCCAATTCGGCTTTAGAGTTAGTAAAAGAGTTTGATGACATTACCGTGGTCATCGTCAAACATAATAATCCTTGTGGTGTCGCTCAAGGTGCCACCTGTGCCGAAGCCTACGTCCGAGCACGGGAAACAGATCCTGTGTCGGCCTTTGGAGGCGTGATTGCCTGTAATCGTCCGGTGGATCTCGATGTGGCCAAAGAAGTGACCTCCACGTTCGTGGAAGTGTTGGTCGCTCCAAGTTTTACCGAGGAGGGGCTCGCTGAATTGAAGAAGAAAAAAGACCTGCGATTGTTGGAAACAGGTCCTCTTGAGAGTACCGTACGTGACGGGTTAGACATGAAAAAGCTCGTTGGCGGTTTGCTTGTTCAGGACCGAGATTTAGGAACGCTCAAAGATCTCGGAGAATTACGTGTGCCAACGGCCCGACAACCGACGACCGAAGAATACGAGGCCTGCGACTTTGCCTGGAAAGTCTGTAAGCATGTGAAGTCCAACGCGATCGTTCTGGTGGCCAAGAATCAAACTGTGGGCATTGGCGCTGGCCAGATGAGTCGTGTGGATTCGGTTAAGCTCTCTGAAATGAAAGCCGTGTTGCCCGTAAAGGGTACGGTCATGGCTTCCGATGCGTTTTTCCCGTTCCGGGATGGCCTGGATGCGGCGGCAAAGGCTGGCGTAACAGCTGTCATTCAACCTGGAGGTTCCATTAGAGATGAAGAAGTCATCAAGGCAGCCGATGAGCATGATATGGCGATGATCTTTACTGGCATGAGACATTTCCGTCATTGA
- a CDS encoding tetratricopeptide repeat protein, which yields MKDVTTMLNMRHFPILYFNKLTPLGTTLAMLLLLFCQGCTDEKTAWDQHIEDGDRYLQQRNFPEAEKKYLEALEEVKRQGDDKDARLAKSLNKLAIVHDVQGEYAEAQPFLEQAVEVYKSGGAAEQVELASSLSNLGAVHYAQNHYDVARPLFEDAIKMRENALGKEHKDLVNDLKNLAGLHARLEEYDRAEPYLKRALAIMTKTSGPDSTNLVPHLNNLALLYQAQERFDESAALLQQAIAINEKFMGNENPKLTGSLNNLALLYHKQKNYQEAEALLRRIHDIYEKALGPDSPQVAASLSQLASLYHTQGQYQKAQTLLEQARAGLEKKLGEEDPRLARILNNLALVYASQNQAQKAEDLFKHTIKIIENTKGKDHPLLERTLRNYASHLKNNKRAKEAEIMESRANIIREQHQKTS from the coding sequence ATGAAAGACGTTACCACCATGCTGAACATGCGGCATTTTCCCATTCTATATTTCAATAAGCTGACGCCTCTTGGGACAACCTTGGCCATGCTTCTCCTTCTGTTTTGTCAAGGATGCACTGATGAAAAAACGGCGTGGGACCAGCATATCGAAGACGGAGATCGTTATCTCCAACAAAGAAATTTTCCAGAAGCCGAAAAAAAATATCTTGAAGCGCTGGAGGAAGTGAAACGCCAGGGCGATGACAAAGATGCCCGTTTGGCGAAGAGCTTGAATAAACTCGCCATCGTGCATGATGTTCAGGGGGAGTATGCTGAAGCTCAGCCATTCCTCGAACAGGCCGTTGAAGTCTATAAATCCGGGGGAGCAGCTGAGCAGGTCGAACTCGCATCAAGCCTGAGTAATTTAGGGGCAGTCCATTATGCCCAGAACCACTACGATGTAGCGCGGCCATTGTTTGAGGACGCGATCAAAATGCGAGAAAATGCTCTGGGGAAGGAGCACAAGGATCTCGTCAATGACCTAAAAAACCTGGCAGGCCTCCATGCCCGACTAGAAGAATATGACCGAGCCGAACCATACCTCAAACGGGCATTGGCCATCATGACGAAAACGTCGGGCCCAGACAGTACGAATCTCGTGCCACATCTCAATAATCTGGCCCTCTTGTACCAGGCGCAAGAACGATTCGACGAATCAGCCGCTCTGTTACAGCAAGCTATCGCCATCAATGAAAAATTCATGGGGAATGAGAATCCGAAACTCACCGGCAGCCTCAACAACCTTGCCCTGCTATACCATAAACAAAAGAACTATCAAGAGGCTGAAGCCTTGCTCCGACGCATTCATGATATCTACGAAAAAGCTTTGGGCCCTGATAGCCCACAAGTGGCCGCGAGCTTAAGTCAACTCGCCTCCCTGTACCACACGCAAGGCCAGTATCAAAAAGCGCAAACGCTTCTCGAACAAGCAAGAGCAGGACTTGAAAAGAAATTAGGCGAAGAAGACCCGAGACTGGCAAGAATCTTGAACAATCTCGCACTTGTCTATGCCAGCCAAAATCAAGCACAGAAGGCAGAAGACTTATTCAAGCACACGATCAAAATTATCGAAAACACGAAGGGGAAGGACCACCCGCTCCTTGAGCGAACGCTCAGAAATTATGCCAGCCATCTAAAAAATAACAAACGAGCAAAGGAAGCCGAAATAATGGAATCACGCGCAAATATCATCAGAGAACAACACCAAAAGACTTCCTGA
- a CDS encoding threonylcarbamoyl-AMP synthase: MATVLRISQDLTPDIFHSVTDCIERGGVIAVATESSYALAASVRCIPALERITKIKGDRNAKPILLLVSSQGQVRSIAGPIPRVAERLMDRFWPGPLTLVLPAAADLSGIVTGGTETIGVRQPGCPQLLSLLDVTGPLTGTSANRSGGAPADTAEAIVQEFGDEIDLVLDTGSSPGGNPSTIVSVVDEIQLLRRGPVSSDLIQNVLAPFGARLHDLAP, from the coding sequence GTGGCGACGGTCCTTCGTATCTCTCAAGACCTGACTCCGGACATTTTCCATTCGGTGACGGATTGTATCGAACGTGGTGGTGTCATCGCCGTCGCGACGGAAAGCTCCTATGCCTTGGCCGCGAGTGTACGTTGTATCCCGGCCTTGGAGCGTATCACGAAGATCAAAGGAGATCGGAACGCCAAGCCGATTCTCCTGCTGGTCAGTTCTCAAGGGCAAGTTCGATCTATCGCAGGCCCCATTCCCAGAGTGGCCGAGCGGTTAATGGATCGGTTTTGGCCGGGGCCGTTGACACTGGTGCTCCCCGCGGCCGCTGACCTTTCAGGGATTGTGACTGGAGGGACGGAAACGATCGGTGTTCGTCAGCCTGGGTGCCCTCAACTGCTTTCACTTCTCGATGTGACCGGGCCCTTGACAGGAACCAGCGCCAATCGTTCTGGCGGGGCTCCCGCGGACACGGCGGAGGCCATCGTGCAAGAATTTGGAGATGAAATTGATCTGGTCCTTGATACCGGTTCTTCCCCTGGGGGAAATCCTTCGACGATCGTCAGTGTGGTTGACGAGATACAGCTTCTGAGGCGAGGTCCCGTTTCGTCAGACCTTATTCAAAACGTTCTTGCTCCGTTCGGAGCGAGGCTTCATGACCTGGCGCCATGA
- a CDS encoding SDR family oxidoreductase, giving the protein MNHRLLVTGGTGYLGSHLIKNSQTWTTHATYFQSTPRRTDSTTFHQCDLTNGEQTTQLITSIKPTLIIHTACSNKSAQEISAIVPAASHLARLARETGSKFIHLSTDLVFDGTSAPYYEEDIPCPLHPYGEAKSAAEQIISTVCPDSIIIRASLMYGIDPYDHQTRWLMQGLESGNPIHLFTDEIRSPIWVENLAKAILELSDISYSGILHLAGPEAFNRWDFGMAILKLVKRHPTSNIQPSTIAASGMIRPKNLALRIEKARKLLKTPFLSVLDVMRQLHGARS; this is encoded by the coding sequence ATGAACCATCGTCTTTTAGTAACCGGAGGAACAGGATATCTCGGGTCTCACCTGATCAAAAATTCTCAGACATGGACGACACATGCTACGTATTTTCAATCTACTCCTCGAAGGACGGACTCTACGACATTTCATCAATGCGATTTAACGAACGGGGAACAGACTACTCAGCTGATTACATCAATCAAGCCTACTCTCATTATACACACCGCTTGTTCGAATAAAAGCGCACAAGAAATTTCCGCCATCGTACCCGCAGCTTCCCATCTCGCCCGTCTCGCACGCGAAACGGGAAGCAAATTCATTCACCTCTCGACCGATCTCGTGTTCGATGGTACGTCAGCTCCGTACTATGAGGAAGATATCCCGTGTCCCCTCCATCCATATGGCGAAGCTAAGTCAGCAGCTGAACAGATTATCTCCACGGTATGCCCTGATTCCATCATCATTCGAGCATCGCTTATGTACGGCATCGACCCATATGATCATCAAACACGCTGGCTCATGCAGGGACTAGAAAGCGGAAATCCCATTCATCTGTTTACTGATGAAATTCGTTCTCCCATATGGGTGGAGAATCTCGCTAAGGCCATACTCGAACTGTCAGACATCAGCTATAGCGGAATCCTGCACCTTGCCGGTCCAGAAGCCTTCAATCGATGGGATTTCGGAATGGCGATCCTGAAGCTCGTAAAACGACATCCCACATCGAACATTCAACCCTCAACCATCGCAGCATCCGGGATGATCCGTCCTAAGAATCTCGCGTTACGGATCGAGAAGGCGCGTAAACTCCTCAAAACGCCATTTCTGTCGGTCTTAGATGTCATGCGTCAACTTCATGGCGCCAGGTCATGA
- a CDS encoding YifB family Mg chelatase-like AAA ATPase — MLARVLSAGLWGLEAHIIEVEVDIGGGLPQFSIVGLPDVTVRESRDRVRAALKNTGFQFPPKKITVNLAPAGLKKEGSGLELGIAIAMLVAEGILTQETVEPFVFVGELSLNGQIKPINGALSIGMACRKTHPLILPKTNACEAAVIDDVTVYGVETLPQVVEFLHASVTLLPTTTAPPVSKSQDLLLEHDFADVKGQLYAKRALEVAAAGSHNVLMVGPPGSGKTMLAQRLPGILAPMQSQERLEASQVHSVAGTIPSDQPLISTRPFRAPHHNISDAGLIGGGSIPRPGEVSLAHHGVLFLDEVLEFKRSVLDGLRQPLENGTVTLTRVNATLTYPAHIMLVAAMNPCPCGYLGDRRHECQCTPAQIRRYRSRLSGPLRDRLDIHLDIPAVPISDLSMRDAGESSSQIRLRVTAARERQTIRYQREQIYSNAQLHPRHLSKYCKIDPTGQNLLERAVSGLGLSARAFGRILRVARTVADLADCEIIAPQHVAEAIQYRTFDRPIPM; from the coding sequence GTGTTAGCAAGAGTTTTGAGTGCGGGATTGTGGGGATTAGAAGCTCACATCATTGAAGTCGAAGTCGATATCGGTGGAGGCTTGCCACAGTTTTCGATCGTTGGTCTGCCGGATGTCACGGTTCGTGAGAGCCGAGACCGGGTTCGTGCGGCGCTCAAAAATACGGGATTTCAATTTCCTCCTAAAAAAATCACCGTGAATCTAGCTCCCGCCGGCCTTAAAAAAGAAGGTTCCGGATTGGAACTAGGTATCGCGATTGCCATGCTCGTCGCCGAAGGCATCCTTACTCAAGAAACTGTCGAGCCATTCGTCTTTGTCGGAGAACTTTCGCTCAACGGCCAAATTAAACCAATCAATGGGGCACTTTCCATTGGTATGGCCTGCCGGAAGACTCATCCGTTAATTCTCCCCAAAACCAACGCATGCGAAGCTGCTGTCATCGATGATGTCACCGTCTATGGGGTCGAAACCCTTCCACAGGTTGTGGAGTTCTTACATGCGTCAGTAACCTTGCTACCAACGACCACAGCGCCACCGGTCTCAAAATCACAGGATTTGCTACTGGAACATGATTTCGCAGACGTCAAGGGTCAACTCTACGCGAAGCGGGCATTAGAAGTCGCCGCAGCCGGAAGTCACAATGTCTTAATGGTGGGTCCGCCTGGCTCCGGAAAAACGATGCTGGCTCAACGATTACCCGGCATCTTGGCCCCAATGCAATCGCAAGAACGTCTTGAGGCAAGCCAAGTTCACAGTGTGGCCGGAACCATACCTTCTGACCAGCCGCTTATTTCGACTCGACCTTTCCGAGCCCCACACCACAATATTTCTGACGCAGGACTTATAGGAGGAGGGTCCATTCCCCGACCCGGGGAGGTCTCCCTCGCCCATCATGGTGTATTATTCTTAGATGAAGTGCTAGAGTTTAAACGCTCAGTATTGGATGGACTGCGGCAACCTTTGGAAAATGGAACCGTTACCCTCACCCGTGTAAATGCGACACTCACCTACCCCGCTCACATCATGCTCGTCGCCGCCATGAATCCTTGTCCCTGTGGATATTTAGGAGACCGCAGACACGAATGCCAATGCACGCCGGCCCAAATCCGTCGCTATCGCTCGCGACTGTCCGGCCCATTACGGGATCGTCTTGACATTCATTTGGATATCCCGGCCGTACCAATCAGTGATCTCTCCATGCGTGACGCCGGCGAGTCCTCATCACAAATTCGGCTACGCGTGACCGCTGCACGGGAACGTCAAACAATTCGGTATCAACGTGAACAGATCTACAGTAATGCCCAGCTCCACCCCCGTCACCTTTCCAAATACTGCAAGATTGATCCGACAGGGCAGAACCTGTTAGAACGAGCTGTCTCAGGGTTGGGGCTGTCTGCGCGGGCGTTCGGACGAATACTACGAGTAGCCCGTACCGTCGCCGATTTGGCCGATTGTGAGATAATTGCACCCCAGCATGTCGCTGAGGCGATTCAATATCGGACCTTTGACCGTCCCATCCCCATGTAG
- the purD gene encoding phosphoribosylamine--glycine ligase — MNILVIGNGGREHALVWKLSQSPRVSKLYCAPGNAGTAQLAENVSINVDDLSGLMAFAREKRIDLTVVGPELPLSLGVADEFRKAKLRIFGPTRNAACIESSKSFAKDLLLRCHVPTAMAKTFDQLDQAIDYIHRHPVPVVVKADGLAQGKGVVVAETQDEAKEAVTNMLQHGQFGEASSRVMIEEFIEGEELTLMAFADGRTVVPMPAAQDHKRIGDQDTGLNTGGMGAYAPAPIATDSLRQRIVRDVLYPVVEGLSRVGSPYYGVLYAGLMIKNGEPYVLEFNARFGDPETQVVLPLLKTDLVDVLEAVVEHRLDQVNVDWYGESAVCVVLTSDGYPGSYKTGLPISGLSGCHGAEDVVVFHAGTTFQDDQVVTSGGRVLGVTARSSNLRSARDRAYHALESIDYQGKYYRRDIATRALPDS; from the coding sequence ATGAACATTCTCGTGATTGGAAATGGCGGACGCGAGCATGCGCTCGTCTGGAAACTCTCTCAATCTCCACGTGTCTCAAAGTTGTATTGTGCTCCCGGCAATGCTGGAACGGCGCAACTCGCTGAGAATGTGTCGATCAATGTCGATGATCTTTCAGGACTCATGGCTTTTGCGAGAGAGAAGCGGATTGACTTGACGGTTGTGGGCCCGGAACTCCCGTTATCGTTAGGCGTTGCGGACGAGTTTCGCAAGGCCAAGTTGCGAATATTTGGACCAACCAGGAATGCGGCCTGCATCGAGTCAAGCAAGTCGTTCGCGAAAGATTTGCTTCTTCGATGTCATGTTCCCACGGCCATGGCCAAAACGTTCGATCAGCTTGATCAAGCGATTGACTATATTCATCGTCATCCAGTTCCCGTCGTTGTGAAAGCCGATGGATTAGCGCAAGGCAAGGGCGTTGTAGTCGCTGAAACTCAAGACGAGGCGAAGGAAGCGGTCACGAACATGCTTCAACATGGGCAATTCGGTGAGGCAAGTTCCCGGGTCATGATCGAGGAATTCATCGAAGGGGAAGAATTAACGCTCATGGCATTTGCAGACGGAAGAACGGTTGTTCCAATGCCTGCAGCACAAGACCATAAACGGATCGGTGATCAGGATACTGGTCTCAATACCGGAGGCATGGGAGCCTATGCCCCCGCGCCCATCGCCACTGATTCCTTAAGGCAGAGAATCGTGCGAGATGTTCTCTATCCGGTCGTTGAAGGTCTTTCACGCGTAGGAAGCCCCTATTACGGTGTCCTGTATGCGGGGTTGATGATTAAAAATGGTGAGCCCTATGTCCTGGAATTCAACGCGCGTTTTGGAGACCCGGAAACACAAGTCGTCCTCCCATTGCTTAAGACGGACTTGGTCGATGTGCTGGAAGCTGTCGTGGAGCATCGGTTGGATCAAGTGAATGTTGACTGGTATGGCGAGTCCGCTGTTTGTGTTGTACTGACTTCTGACGGGTACCCTGGCTCATACAAGACAGGGTTGCCCATATCGGGCCTGTCAGGATGTCATGGGGCGGAGGATGTAGTGGTGTTTCATGCGGGGACAACATTTCAGGATGACCAAGTGGTGACGAGCGGAGGCCGAGTTTTGGGTGTCACTGCGCGTTCATCGAACTTGCGGTCAGCAAGGGATCGAGCCTATCACGCTCTAGAGTCCATTGATTATCAAGGAAAGTATTACCGTCGCGATATCGCGACACGAGCCCTGCCGGATTCCTAA
- the lhgO gene encoding L-2-hydroxyglutarate oxidase codes for METTDFLVIGGGIIGMSIARELRSIYSDSTVTVLEKEERVGCHASGRNSGVLHAGFYYTPDSLKAQFTKMGNQQLTQYCEAKQLSLNRCGKLVVAKDHRDHAAMDELLSRGRANGIDLQEVTEQEAHEIEPRVKTHERAIFSPTTATVDPVSVLESLVDDARHEGVMFRFGGFYQKYAEGELRTSIGNFDAGYVVNAAGLYADVIARDFGFSERYRILPFKGLYLYSDEQPGAFRTNIYPVPDLKNPFLGVHVTVTVEGKAKIGPTAIPAFWREQYDGLDNFRFSELVELVLRQMGLVGGSNFDFTRLAFQELRKYSRPHLVRLASNLAEGIYVEQYTKWGRPGIRAQLFDVTKKRLEMDFVVEGDQRSMHVLNAVSPGFTCAMPFASYVCQKIVKELS; via the coding sequence ATGGAAACAACAGATTTTCTGGTCATCGGTGGCGGAATCATCGGCATGAGCATCGCCCGGGAATTGCGGAGCATCTATTCAGACTCCACGGTGACCGTGCTGGAGAAAGAAGAGCGGGTCGGATGCCATGCGAGTGGACGAAATAGTGGCGTTCTCCATGCGGGATTTTATTACACGCCCGACAGCCTCAAGGCGCAGTTTACGAAGATGGGGAACCAACAACTCACCCAATATTGTGAAGCCAAACAATTGTCTCTCAATCGGTGCGGCAAGCTCGTGGTCGCGAAGGATCACCGAGATCATGCGGCGATGGATGAATTGCTTTCGCGGGGACGGGCAAACGGGATCGACCTTCAGGAAGTGACTGAACAGGAGGCCCATGAGATCGAGCCGCGAGTCAAAACTCATGAGCGAGCCATTTTTTCTCCAACAACCGCGACAGTGGATCCTGTCAGTGTCCTCGAATCACTCGTCGATGATGCTCGGCATGAAGGCGTCATGTTTCGCTTTGGCGGCTTTTATCAGAAATATGCTGAGGGTGAATTAAGAACATCCATCGGGAACTTCGACGCTGGATACGTCGTCAACGCAGCGGGTTTGTATGCCGATGTCATTGCGCGAGACTTTGGTTTTTCCGAGCGGTATCGGATCCTGCCGTTTAAAGGATTGTATCTTTATAGTGATGAACAGCCTGGGGCTTTTCGAACCAATATCTATCCTGTCCCGGATTTGAAGAATCCATTTCTCGGAGTCCATGTAACGGTGACGGTAGAGGGAAAAGCCAAAATCGGGCCAACGGCTATTCCAGCGTTCTGGCGTGAACAATATGACGGACTCGACAATTTTCGATTTTCGGAACTCGTGGAATTAGTGTTAAGACAGATGGGCCTAGTGGGGGGCTCAAATTTTGATTTTACGCGTTTGGCCTTTCAGGAACTACGAAAGTACTCCCGGCCTCATTTGGTCCGTTTGGCTTCGAATCTTGCCGAAGGAATTTACGTGGAACAATACACCAAGTGGGGACGGCCCGGGATTCGCGCACAATTATTCGATGTGACGAAGAAACGGTTAGAGATGGATTTCGTCGTGGAAGGAGATCAACGTTCGATGCATGTCTTAAATGCGGTATCGCCAGGGTTTACCTGCGCTATGCCGTTTGCCAGCTATGTTTGCCAGAAGATTGTGAAAGAGTTGTCCTGA